One segment of Primulina tabacum isolate GXHZ01 chromosome 6, ASM2559414v2, whole genome shotgun sequence DNA contains the following:
- the LOC142549947 gene encoding secreted RxLR effector protein 161-like, with amino-acid sequence MHEAKAVSTPLEQHFKLSIAQSPSGTEEKERMMHIPYANRVGSIMYGMVCSRPDLAHSISQISRFMADPGENHWEALKWTLRYLKGTSKLGLMFQGQKENSSQPLEGYVDSDFAGNLDTRKFITRYIFTLYGTTISWKASLQSVVALSTTEAEFIAVTEVVKEAIWLKGLITELGVHQEQVVYHRNNKWWKRRVANLGDKVEICEGVSLKLAHGKGPSSTTWLCICNPSLINTILVALPWT; translated from the exons ATGCATGAAGCTAAGGCAGTAAGTACACCTCTAGAACAACACTTCAAACTCTCTATTGCACAGTCACCATCAGGTACAGAGGAAAAGGAAAGAATGATGCATATCCCGTATGCAAACAGGGTGGGAAGCATCATGTATGGAATGGTGTGCAGCCGACCAGACTTAGCACATTCAATAAGCCAAATTTCCAGGTTTATGGCTGATCCTGGAGAAAATCATTGGGAGGCGTTAAAGTGGACATTGAGGTACTTGAAAGGAACATCTAAGCTTGGATTGATGTTCCAAGGACAAAAGGAAAACTCATCACAGCCACTTGAAGGATATGTGGACTCAGATTTTGCCGGAAATCTAGATACCAGAAAGTTCATAACAAGATACATTTTTACACTATATGGTACTACCATCAGCTGGAAAGCGTCACTTCAATCGGTGGTAGCCCTATCAACAACTGAGGCAGAGTTCATAGCTGTCACGGAGGTAGTTAAGGAAGCTATCTGGTTAAAAGGCCTGATAACAGAGTTGGGAGTTCATCAAGAACAGGTTGTG TACCACAGGAATAATAAGTGGTGGAAAAGGAGAGTAGCCAATCTTGGAGACAAGGTGGAGATTTGTGAAGGTGTGTCTCTCAAGTTGGCACATGGAAAAGGGCCCAGCTCAACTACCTG GCTCTGTATTTGTAATCCATCTTTGATCAATACAATTTTGGTTGCTCTACCGTGGACGTAG